A genomic region of Arvicola amphibius chromosome X, mArvAmp1.2, whole genome shotgun sequence contains the following coding sequences:
- the LOC119805479 gene encoding 60S ribosomal protein L37-like, whose protein sequence is MTKGTSSFGKRRHKTHTLCRRCGSKAYHLQKSTCGKCGYPVKRKRKYNWSAKAKRRNTTGTGRMRHLKIVYRRFRHGFHEGTTPKPKRAAVAASSSS, encoded by the coding sequence ATGACGAAAGGAACGTCATCCTTCGGAAAGCGTCGCCACAAGACGCACACGTTGTGCCGCCGCTGTGGCTCTAAGGCCTACCACCTTCAGAAGTCTACCTGTGGCAAATGTGGCTACCCTGTCAAGCGCAAGAGAAAGTATAACTGGAGTGCCAAGGCTAAGAGACGCAACACTACCGGGACTGGGCGGATGAGGCACCTCAAAATTGTCTACCGGAGATTCAGACATGGATTCCATGAAGGGACAACCCCTAAACCCAAGAGGGCAGCTGTTGCAGCATCCAGTTCATCTTGA